One window of the Thermococcus sp. P6 genome contains the following:
- a CDS encoding arsenic resistance protein, protein MMENIARHLKKNLLWYSLLAIVIGWALGMTAPGFASAHKPSLSNLATVLVFLMIYPMMINLNFKELPEVVTRPKPVLLSLAYNFFLTPIIAYLLVKGFIHDPNLALGFLLVMLVPGSSMSIGYTGLAGGDLKLATVTLGINFLLIPIMLPLWLHILGASTVPVPLAMLLRTVFLVLILPMILGDLTRRLIVKRKGERYFVSLKPLFSTVTMTTMLLLVGLIFFMKAPLLSKKWTLIVDLAVINVLYMAIQLFLGTVIDRASGLSYEEHMGIIFLSTGKNNGTAIALATIAFQPLMAIPAAVLPIFQIIFLIIYLKMEGIIKRIFTPNELSFR, encoded by the coding sequence ATGATGGAAAACATTGCCCGTCACCTGAAGAAGAACCTGCTCTGGTACTCGCTGCTCGCAATAGTGATTGGTTGGGCCTTAGGAATGACTGCTCCCGGCTTTGCATCAGCCCACAAGCCTTCCCTAAGTAATTTAGCCACGGTACTGGTCTTCCTTATGATATATCCAATGATGATAAACCTGAACTTTAAAGAGCTGCCCGAAGTTGTAACCCGGCCGAAACCTGTCCTCTTGAGTTTGGCATACAACTTCTTCCTAACCCCAATAATAGCTTACCTGCTTGTTAAGGGATTCATTCACGATCCAAACCTCGCCCTCGGCTTCCTCCTCGTGATGCTCGTCCCGGGTTCGTCGATGAGCATTGGCTACACGGGTCTGGCTGGCGGCGATCTGAAGCTTGCCACGGTAACGCTGGGAATAAACTTCCTGCTGATCCCGATCATGCTCCCCCTCTGGCTCCACATCCTCGGTGCCTCTACAGTTCCAGTTCCTTTAGCCATGCTCCTCAGGACGGTCTTTCTGGTCCTGATACTCCCGATGATCCTCGGCGACCTCACAAGACGCCTGATAGTAAAAAGGAAGGGTGAAAGATACTTCGTAAGCCTGAAACCGCTGTTTTCCACCGTGACGATGACCACCATGCTTCTCCTCGTTGGCCTGATATTCTTCATGAAGGCGCCGCTCCTTTCGAAGAAGTGGACACTGATAGTCGATCTCGCCGTTATAAACGTGCTTTACATGGCGATTCAGCTGTTCCTCGGCACGGTTATAGACAGGGCTTCCGGTCTCTCCTACGAGGAACACATGGGCATAATCTTCCTCAGCACCGGGAAGAACAACGGAACGGCTATAGCCCTGGCTACAATCGCCTTCCAGCCACTTATGGCCATTCCTGCTGCTGTGCTTCCCATATTCCAGATAATCTTCCTGATAATCTACCTGAAGATGGAGGGGATAATTAAAAGAATCTTCACTCCCAATGAATTATCCTTTCGGTAA
- a CDS encoding TIGR00529 family membrane protein encodes MNGLLYLIASFIFIILLIRLKVNIGLSIFTGSLTLGLLFGLEPADLLNTLYESITSWGTVRLILIIVSIMALANVFSQIGYLKYMEKAAKELFPSEKYSLAALPALIGLMPMPAGALVSAPMIEGVADRLGISPEEKTLINYWFRHIWEHSWPMYQAIIIASAILGLSIREFSSKMFALTIIMVVVGYLFLLKPIEIRDEEKGNRKEGLKLFLKSTYPILVIITVSIILGYDMVYGAFIGFLSALVPYFGKVNKKEVVKHALQPGIIFLLLSVMYFKDLLDVTGAVETLPKTILGLNLPIVLVITITPFIVGLITGISFAYVGMTFPLLAPFFTGFDKIALAYLSGYMGMLFSPVHLCLIFSAEYYKAELGGVYKKMLLPALVLFLLGVAYIYLLL; translated from the coding sequence ATGAACGGGCTCCTCTACCTTATTGCATCCTTTATCTTTATCATACTCCTGATAAGGCTTAAGGTTAACATCGGGCTCTCGATTTTCACGGGCTCTCTTACTCTCGGGCTGCTGTTTGGATTAGAACCAGCTGATCTCTTAAACACCCTCTACGAGTCCATAACATCATGGGGCACCGTAAGGCTGATTTTGATAATAGTCTCAATAATGGCCCTTGCAAATGTTTTCTCCCAGATAGGCTACTTAAAATACATGGAGAAAGCGGCTAAGGAGTTATTCCCGAGCGAAAAGTATTCTCTGGCTGCCCTTCCGGCTTTAATAGGTCTTATGCCAATGCCTGCTGGCGCCCTGGTTTCCGCCCCAATGATTGAGGGGGTTGCAGACAGGCTTGGAATTTCTCCCGAAGAGAAGACCCTCATAAACTACTGGTTCAGGCACATATGGGAGCACTCGTGGCCCATGTATCAGGCTATAATCATAGCATCGGCCATTCTCGGGCTGTCGATTAGAGAGTTCAGCAGCAAGATGTTTGCCCTCACGATCATAATGGTTGTTGTGGGTTATCTCTTCCTTTTGAAGCCCATAGAAATCCGCGATGAGGAGAAGGGCAACAGAAAGGAGGGTTTAAAGCTCTTCCTGAAGAGCACGTACCCGATTCTCGTGATAATCACGGTCTCCATAATCCTTGGCTATGATATGGTCTATGGGGCGTTTATAGGGTTTCTATCGGCTCTGGTGCCCTATTTCGGGAAAGTTAACAAGAAGGAGGTCGTAAAGCATGCCCTCCAGCCGGGGATAATATTCCTTCTGCTATCGGTCATGTATTTCAAGGATCTTCTGGATGTTACCGGAGCCGTTGAAACGCTCCCAAAAACAATCCTTGGGCTCAATCTTCCCATAGTGCTTGTTATAACGATTACGCCATTCATCGTGGGTCTTATTACGGGAATCAGCTTTGCATACGTGGGGATGACGTTTCCCCTTCTCGCCCCCTTCTTCACCGGCTTTGACAAAATCGCCCTCGCATACCTGAGCGGCTATATGGGAATGCTCTTCAGCCCGGTACATCTGTGCCTGATCTTCTCCGCGGAGTACTACAAAGCAGAGCTCGGGGGAGTCTATAAAAAAATGCTGCTCCCTGCCTTAGTTCTCTTCCTCCTTGGAGTTGCCTACATATACCTCCTCCTTTAG
- a CDS encoding DUF835 domain-containing protein yields the protein MLAYVYLKYQRKPALCWSLSWLAASFSILSDMLENPYLLSLAEAFWATFLFYGVIELLNENGILAEGFKIVSIAPVIMSIYTIFLGNFGYSSDWFVILGLPYAFSALFIFFSGVLLLYARGTYDSNALYLGAVLSIQGLHELDYPVLRQVAWFAPIGFTLGAFLTVLSAYIMVRFVFTEEFIKFEKPAVELNLKPGVMIITSQEYPGLKETLREVPVLAFVRNPEVPETWKKFFITNATEQNAISPTNLGKMAEMASRYFREAHEKGFEGVLLIDCPEYLKTYNGFKALVKFLASLKDYATLYEGVLILVLEKGAWEEKELHLLESLIT from the coding sequence ATGCTGGCGTACGTGTACCTGAAATATCAAAGGAAACCCGCACTTTGCTGGTCTCTCTCATGGCTGGCTGCATCCTTCTCTATTCTATCGGATATGCTGGAAAATCCATACCTTCTCTCACTTGCAGAGGCTTTTTGGGCGACATTCCTCTTCTATGGTGTTATTGAACTTTTAAATGAGAACGGCATTCTGGCTGAAGGGTTCAAGATTGTCTCAATAGCACCGGTTATAATGTCAATCTACACGATCTTCCTCGGAAATTTCGGATACTCCTCCGACTGGTTCGTGATTTTGGGTCTTCCATATGCCTTTTCCGCACTCTTCATATTCTTCTCCGGGGTTTTACTGCTGTATGCGAGGGGGACATACGACAGCAACGCCCTGTATCTGGGGGCTGTACTCTCAATTCAGGGGTTGCACGAGCTGGATTATCCAGTGCTGAGGCAGGTGGCGTGGTTTGCCCCAATAGGCTTCACTTTAGGAGCCTTTTTAACGGTTCTCTCGGCTTACATAATGGTGAGGTTTGTTTTCACCGAGGAATTTATAAAATTTGAAAAACCTGCAGTCGAGCTCAACTTAAAGCCCGGGGTTATGATAATAACATCGCAGGAATATCCAGGATTGAAAGAAACTTTAAGGGAAGTTCCGGTTCTGGCATTTGTGAGAAACCCCGAGGTTCCGGAAACATGGAAAAAGTTTTTTATAACAAACGCAACGGAACAGAATGCGATTTCTCCAACCAATCTGGGCAAGATGGCGGAAATGGCTTCCCGATACTTCAGAGAAGCTCATGAAAAGGGATTTGAAGGCGTCCTTCTAATAGACTGCCCGGAGTATTTAAAAACGTACAACGGCTTTAAAGCGCTGGTGAAATTCCTGGCTTCTTTAAAGGACTACGCCACTCTTTATGAGGGGGTTCTGATTCTGGTTTTGGAGAAAGGTGCATGGGAAGAGAAAGAGCTCCACCTTCTGGAGAGCTTAATAACATAA
- a CDS encoding DMT family transporter, whose protein sequence is MKRAELILLGITAIWGFTFPAMKVSLSYMPPILFLAYRFGIASLLMLLIFRGRALKKDTLLEGALLGITLFFGHGFQIVGLKYTSASNSAFITSLYVVFTPFIAYFMLGDRLRRRDFLSLGIAVLGLYLISGASLNFNYGDLLTVLCALSFAFQIVLVQKFGEKDHVSLAFWQIFWNFVLSSIYALSVEGFTLPVNPYPWMGILYTGVLATVIAFTLQLKYQKETKAHKAAVIYSSEPIFGHISAFITIGEVLSGRGYLGALLILGAIWNEIRN, encoded by the coding sequence ATGAAAAGGGCGGAGCTCATCCTTCTGGGTATAACGGCAATATGGGGCTTCACCTTCCCGGCCATGAAGGTCAGTCTGTCCTATATGCCACCAATCCTCTTTTTAGCGTACCGTTTTGGAATAGCCTCCCTCCTGATGCTCCTCATTTTCAGAGGAAGGGCCCTTAAGAAGGATACTTTACTGGAAGGGGCTCTCCTGGGCATTACCCTATTCTTCGGGCATGGATTTCAAATTGTTGGCCTGAAATACACGAGCGCCTCAAATTCGGCCTTTATAACCTCGCTCTATGTGGTCTTCACGCCTTTCATAGCCTACTTCATGCTTGGAGACAGGTTGAGAAGGAGGGATTTTCTCTCGCTCGGAATAGCAGTGCTGGGGCTCTATCTCATCTCGGGGGCGAGCTTAAACTTTAACTATGGAGACCTGCTCACCGTCCTCTGTGCGCTTTCTTTTGCATTCCAGATAGTGCTTGTCCAGAAGTTCGGTGAAAAGGACCATGTAAGCCTGGCATTCTGGCAGATTTTCTGGAATTTCGTACTCTCCTCCATCTATGCCCTTTCCGTTGAAGGCTTCACCCTTCCAGTGAACCCGTATCCATGGATGGGCATACTCTACACCGGCGTTCTTGCAACCGTCATTGCCTTCACACTCCAGTTGAAATATCAAAAAGAGACTAAGGCACATAAAGCTGCCGTTATATACTCCTCTGAACCCATATTCGGGCATATATCCGCTTTTATAACCATTGGAGAAGTCTTAAGCGGCAGGGGATATCTGGGGGCTCTGCTTATACTCGGGGCGATCTGGAACGAGATAAGAAACTAA
- a CDS encoding 4Fe-4S dicluster domain-containing protein → MDGDVERVWILITPDKCSGCRLCEVACSLEHEGIIWPEASRIRVFEFLPGINMPHTCVQCPDYPCVNSCPTNALSVDEKTGAVLVDEDKCIECGACITACPGSVPRIPEGKGSVVICDLCGGNPKCVEVCHEAGHDALKIVRGNYRSIFRTFAKDPVEKSFDLAKKVYGEELLR, encoded by the coding sequence ATGGATGGGGACGTGGAAAGAGTTTGGATTTTGATAACCCCCGATAAGTGCAGCGGGTGCAGGCTCTGCGAGGTCGCATGCTCGCTGGAGCATGAAGGAATCATCTGGCCAGAGGCATCCCGCATAAGGGTCTTTGAGTTCTTACCAGGGATAAACATGCCACACACATGTGTACAGTGCCCGGACTATCCATGCGTAAATTCCTGCCCCACGAACGCGCTGAGCGTTGATGAAAAAACGGGAGCCGTTTTGGTGGACGAAGATAAGTGCATAGAATGTGGAGCGTGTATAACGGCCTGCCCCGGCAGCGTCCCGAGGATTCCGGAGGGTAAGGGCAGCGTTGTCATATGTGACCTCTGCGGCGGAAATCCAAAGTGTGTCGAGGTTTGCCATGAGGCGGGACACGATGCTCTGAAGATCGTTAGAGGGAACTACAGATCAATCTTTAGAACGTTTGCAAAGGATCCCGTGGAAAAGAGCTTCGATCTCGCGAAGAAAGTTTACGGTGAAGAGCTTCTGAGGTGA
- a CDS encoding aldehyde ferredoxin oxidoreductase family protein, which yields MYGYAGKLLDVDLSREEIKEIELSREVLEKFYGGRGLGTYLLWKELGDRWEKVDPLGEENLLLVLTGPLTGYYPGMKTSVVSKSPESNGVVGSVLSSEAGLELKASGYDGIIIRGKAKTPVYLFIHNDNVEIRDASDYWGMGGTELYRTLLKEVHEEIKKKERLKGIPKEPAMMYIGKAGENRVRFAAIMTKLMHAAGYGGYGAVMGSKNLKAIIVKGSKSLPEVYDRERMKALIREFWRKSFSAVTFREWGTTEGGYSVGHDRSSEPIMNWQKEYHDDERMSVVNFENKVWIKKYWADYGCPVNCMKISYLRNGPYKGSVTDGPDYELMAYLGTNLGIFEPEKIVYLSYLVDELGLDGINAGNVLGFTAELYQRGILTGEDLGFELKWGDEKAFARLLEVIINREGIGKILAEGTYRAAKRISEMKGVDATKYAVQVKGIGVGAHGVRSELDYTRGVSYAVSVQGGDHTSTAALPAKGYEGELTSAFYDSAVICFFVTQPGFENILEFGNAVTGFNITPERWMNEIGPRIIHLQRILLLLGGPDVHWGPEDDDNPPRFYEPLPNGPVKGKAPDREELRAKVRRYYEEIGYDEHGIPREEVLEELGLGEAKREVRRIRKRLNL from the coding sequence ATGTACGGTTACGCTGGAAAGCTTCTCGATGTTGATCTTAGCAGGGAGGAGATTAAGGAGATTGAGCTCAGCAGAGAAGTTCTTGAAAAATTCTACGGTGGCAGGGGGCTTGGCACATACTTGCTATGGAAGGAGCTTGGGGACAGATGGGAGAAGGTTGATCCCCTCGGCGAGGAGAACCTCCTGCTCGTTCTTACGGGGCCACTGACGGGCTACTATCCGGGGATGAAGACATCTGTGGTCTCAAAATCTCCCGAGAGCAATGGAGTGGTGGGAAGTGTTTTGAGCAGCGAAGCTGGTTTGGAGCTCAAAGCCTCAGGGTACGATGGTATCATCATACGGGGAAAGGCTAAAACGCCAGTTTATCTCTTCATCCACAACGATAACGTTGAGATAAGGGATGCGAGCGATTACTGGGGAATGGGCGGTACCGAGCTTTACAGAACGCTCCTAAAAGAGGTCCACGAGGAGATAAAGAAAAAGGAAAGGCTGAAGGGAATCCCGAAGGAGCCCGCGATGATGTACATAGGCAAAGCCGGAGAGAACAGAGTTCGCTTTGCAGCTATAATGACGAAGCTCATGCATGCCGCGGGTTACGGAGGTTACGGGGCCGTTATGGGCAGTAAGAACCTGAAGGCGATAATCGTCAAGGGGAGTAAATCACTCCCTGAAGTTTACGACAGGGAGAGGATGAAAGCCCTCATCAGGGAATTCTGGAGGAAATCCTTCTCAGCGGTGACGTTCAGGGAGTGGGGGACAACCGAAGGAGGATACAGCGTTGGACACGACCGCTCAAGTGAGCCCATCATGAACTGGCAGAAGGAGTACCACGATGACGAGAGGATGAGCGTCGTCAACTTTGAGAACAAAGTCTGGATAAAGAAGTACTGGGCGGACTACGGCTGCCCGGTCAACTGTATGAAGATCTCCTACCTGAGGAACGGGCCCTACAAAGGCTCTGTTACCGATGGTCCCGATTATGAGCTTATGGCGTATCTGGGAACCAACCTTGGCATCTTCGAGCCCGAGAAGATCGTCTACCTCTCTTACCTCGTGGATGAGCTTGGACTGGATGGCATAAACGCCGGCAACGTGCTCGGCTTTACGGCGGAGCTCTACCAGCGCGGGATCCTCACGGGGGAAGATCTCGGCTTTGAACTTAAATGGGGGGACGAGAAGGCCTTCGCAAGGCTCCTCGAGGTGATTATAAACCGGGAGGGAATAGGGAAGATCCTGGCAGAGGGAACCTACCGTGCAGCTAAGAGGATATCGGAAATGAAGGGCGTGGATGCGACGAAGTACGCGGTTCAGGTTAAGGGAATAGGCGTAGGTGCCCATGGGGTAAGGAGTGAGCTCGATTACACGAGGGGCGTTAGCTATGCCGTCTCCGTTCAGGGCGGGGACCACACATCGACCGCGGCCCTTCCGGCCAAGGGCTACGAGGGAGAGCTTACAAGCGCCTTCTACGACTCCGCGGTGATATGCTTCTTCGTCACGCAACCGGGCTTTGAGAACATCCTTGAATTCGGAAACGCGGTAACCGGTTTCAACATCACCCCCGAGCGGTGGATGAACGAAATCGGACCGAGAATAATACACCTCCAGAGGATCCTGCTGCTCCTCGGTGGGCCCGACGTCCATTGGGGGCCAGAGGATGACGACAATCCCCCGAGATTCTACGAGCCCCTTCCAAACGGCCCGGTAAAGGGCAAAGCGCCGGACAGGGAAGAGCTAAGGGCAAAGGTGAGGCGATACTACGAGGAGATCGGCTACGATGAGCACGGAATCCCGAGGGAAGAGGTTCTTGAGGAGCTCGGTCTTGGCGAAGCAAAGCGCGAGGTCAGGCGCATAAGGAAACGCCTGAATCTTTAA
- a CDS encoding OsmC family protein, whose translation MPDLKFLAEGESLSPTKLRVKVRDFEVIVDEPPSLGGTDDGPNPVEYILVALAGCLNVVGHMVAKEMGFKIHSMKIEVSGNLNPAKFMGKNGDRAGYKKINVRFKLETDADKETLKKWLGQVEERCPVSDNLVNPTPVEIGFEKC comes from the coding sequence ATGCCAGACCTGAAGTTTTTGGCCGAGGGAGAAAGCCTTTCCCCCACGAAACTCAGGGTGAAGGTCAGGGACTTTGAAGTGATAGTGGACGAACCCCCTTCACTTGGGGGAACGGACGACGGGCCCAACCCGGTGGAATACATCCTGGTGGCTCTGGCGGGCTGTTTGAACGTCGTGGGGCACATGGTGGCAAAGGAGATGGGATTCAAGATCCACTCCATGAAAATCGAGGTTTCAGGAAACCTGAATCCGGCCAAGTTCATGGGCAAAAACGGGGACAGAGCGGGATACAAAAAGATCAACGTCAGGTTTAAGCTGGAGACCGATGCCGATAAGGAGACCCTTAAAAAATGGCTCGGGCAGGTTGAGGAGCGCTGTCCAGTTAGCGACAACCTGGTTAACCCAACCCCCGTGGAGATCGGGTTTGAGAAGTGCTGA
- a CDS encoding MoaD/ThiS family protein gives MKIKVKLYGEAALKHGPEIEIEVKEGTRVSDVLAMLKLSENDHHLLINERKVSKDHPLNDGDVLKVLPVVYGG, from the coding sequence ATGAAGATAAAAGTTAAACTCTATGGAGAAGCCGCTTTAAAGCACGGTCCCGAAATAGAAATTGAGGTCAAAGAGGGAACTCGTGTTAGTGATGTTCTTGCAATGTTAAAACTCAGTGAAAATGACCACCATTTACTTATAAACGAAAGGAAAGTTTCAAAAGATCATCCCTTGAATGACGGAGACGTCTTAAAGGTCCTCCCCGTTGTGTACGGGGGCTGA
- a CDS encoding glycoside hydrolase, protein MFMKYAHHFHAYQPGDVVYVLDGDGSSPLDYEERVSPVAIKIRGEEVKGRNWTMAMLHSYEYIADLLSRMRGISLDIEPFTFLMLLRHHRRAFEEAVELLQRFDPVPTTPFHPIVPHLDGFEQEILARVSFDFYSPLIGDRDVIGYWLPEAVITRDSARIVESSTDKKLVFLLDERQLIYDLPQAKYSCNRYGGAFVFGREWGISDAFAFNTLDVEGLISAVLSRRDNFKEDTGVPYLIFTASDLESLLGNPAQLDRFVSWMEGLEQEGVERISAMEFVKKKLSGEFRPLEGECSFEMGVKDYSSWSDYFDLSTDGRTGDMRWLGYRRDDGRVFSREVKGRKISQLWKVAFTRLFEELNRTVRLGVLRGLEELNADAREFLVRYARIFFRDYYDYFGMETSQDYVLEPARGERKALRLGRVYYLMLLANHSCPRFWENLDTRVAFGNVSVMAKALIELMDYFDGHEIQSLFVDAYLRLLNFEGLYYLWDLGRMPSLEGWETEEDAWLDALRPEVPGNGYNVVTRAALYTGRRALKGELRGLIESYNLEWAVADTGHIPGEMHGEWENREWCEHR, encoded by the coding sequence ATGTTCATGAAGTACGCCCACCATTTCCACGCCTACCAGCCGGGGGATGTGGTCTACGTTCTCGACGGCGACGGGAGCAGCCCCCTGGATTACGAGGAGAGGGTAAGTCCCGTTGCAATAAAGATCCGCGGGGAGGAGGTTAAGGGCAGGAACTGGACGATGGCGATGCTCCACTCCTACGAGTACATAGCGGACCTCCTCTCCCGGATGAGGGGAATAAGCCTCGACATCGAGCCCTTCACCTTTCTCATGCTCCTCAGGCACCACCGGAGGGCCTTTGAGGAGGCCGTCGAGCTCCTTCAGAGGTTCGATCCCGTGCCAACGACACCCTTTCACCCGATAGTTCCCCATCTGGACGGTTTCGAGCAGGAAATTCTCGCACGGGTTTCCTTTGACTTCTACTCCCCGCTGATCGGGGATAGGGACGTAATCGGCTACTGGCTCCCGGAGGCGGTGATAACAAGGGATAGCGCCCGCATAGTGGAGTCCTCAACCGATAAAAAGCTGGTCTTTCTCCTCGACGAGAGGCAGCTGATCTATGACCTCCCGCAGGCCAAGTACTCCTGCAACCGCTACGGGGGAGCGTTCGTCTTCGGCCGGGAGTGGGGCATAAGCGACGCTTTCGCCTTCAACACCCTCGACGTGGAGGGATTGATCTCTGCTGTCCTCTCACGCCGGGATAATTTCAAGGAGGACACTGGAGTTCCCTACCTTATCTTCACGGCCAGCGATCTGGAGAGCCTCCTCGGGAACCCGGCCCAGCTCGACCGTTTCGTAAGCTGGATGGAGGGGCTTGAGCAGGAGGGCGTTGAAAGGATCTCGGCCATGGAGTTCGTGAAGAAGAAACTCTCCGGCGAGTTCAGGCCCCTTGAGGGCGAGTGCTCCTTCGAGATGGGGGTAAAGGATTACTCCTCTTGGAGCGACTACTTCGACCTCAGCACCGACGGCAGGACCGGAGACATGAGGTGGCTCGGCTATCGCAGGGATGATGGAAGGGTCTTTTCCCGGGAGGTGAAGGGCAGGAAAATTTCCCAGCTCTGGAAGGTGGCCTTCACCCGCCTCTTCGAGGAGCTCAACAGGACCGTTAGACTGGGGGTTCTGAGGGGACTCGAGGAGCTTAACGCCGATGCCCGGGAGTTCCTTGTGCGCTACGCGAGGATATTCTTCCGGGACTACTACGATTACTTCGGCATGGAAACGTCACAGGATTACGTTCTCGAGCCAGCCCGCGGGGAGAGAAAGGCCCTGAGGCTCGGAAGGGTTTACTACCTGATGCTGCTCGCCAACCACTCCTGTCCGCGCTTCTGGGAGAACCTCGACACGAGGGTGGCCTTCGGCAACGTCTCGGTCATGGCAAAGGCCCTCATAGAGCTGATGGACTACTTCGACGGCCATGAAATTCAGAGTCTCTTCGTGGACGCCTACCTGAGACTGCTGAACTTCGAGGGGCTCTACTACCTCTGGGACCTCGGAAGGATGCCCTCGCTTGAGGGCTGGGAAACGGAAGAAGATGCCTGGCTGGACGCCCTTAGACCAGAGGTCCCCGGAAACGGTTACAACGTGGTGACGAGGGCGGCCCTCTACACCGGGAGGAGGGCCCTTAAGGGAGAGCTGAGGGGCCTGATCGAGTCCTACAACCTCGAATGGGCGGTGGCTGATACGGGCCACATCCCCGGGGAGATGCACGGCGAGTGGGAGAACAGGGAATGGTGCGAGCACAGGTGA
- the cca gene encoding CCA tRNA nucleotidyltransferase: MDPEEIVKEVLSRIRPTVEERAFVEGIMGELESIAWETIEELGLNAKPHFVGSLAKDTYLAGDHDVDLFLAFPPDTPVSKLREDGFELVKAIAGKLDDYEVSYAEHPYVRASYRGVSVDLVPCYEVSNWKEVRTAVDRSILHTGWVIENLKGRNDEVRLLKKFLKGINAYGSEVYVRGFSGYLAEVLIIEYGSFLEVLEKADFMLRKKVIDPGKWLAREYRLAMETVEREADRPLVVIDPVDPRRNVASNLGWERYGSFYFKAPLFLESPSESFFFPRERPKGSYLSELRRKGTHLVTLLFNEPGLVDDVLFPQLLRSARGLERALSKEGFNVLGWDFGRRDRAFIMLEIDRRERERIKLKPGPEFFTEQGWDFYRKNDRVWIVGKRLFAEKAVRENVVDVIAGLLERGQVALGKNLRESIARAEILLDYVPKELEEDAYLFLSREKWNLKG; this comes from the coding sequence ATGGATCCGGAGGAGATCGTCAAGGAAGTTCTCTCGAGAATACGGCCCACCGTGGAGGAGAGGGCCTTCGTAGAGGGAATTATGGGGGAACTGGAATCGATAGCGTGGGAGACCATCGAGGAACTCGGTCTAAACGCAAAGCCCCACTTCGTCGGCTCACTCGCCAAGGACACCTACCTGGCCGGGGACCACGACGTTGATCTTTTTCTCGCCTTTCCACCGGATACGCCCGTGTCGAAGCTCAGGGAGGATGGCTTTGAACTCGTAAAGGCGATAGCCGGAAAACTTGATGATTACGAGGTCTCCTACGCGGAGCATCCCTACGTGAGGGCAAGCTACAGAGGCGTAAGCGTCGACCTCGTCCCCTGCTACGAGGTGAGCAACTGGAAGGAGGTTAGAACTGCTGTTGATCGCTCCATACTCCACACCGGGTGGGTGATCGAAAACCTGAAGGGCAGAAACGACGAGGTTAGGCTCCTGAAGAAGTTCTTAAAGGGGATAAACGCCTACGGTAGCGAGGTCTACGTGAGGGGTTTCTCGGGCTATCTTGCAGAGGTTCTCATCATAGAGTACGGGTCCTTCCTCGAGGTCCTTGAAAAGGCCGATTTCATGTTGCGGAAGAAGGTAATCGACCCCGGGAAATGGCTGGCCCGGGAGTACAGACTGGCCATGGAGACGGTAGAGAGGGAAGCTGACAGACCTCTGGTGGTGATAGACCCCGTTGATCCCCGGAGGAACGTGGCCTCAAACCTTGGATGGGAGCGCTACGGAAGTTTTTACTTCAAAGCTCCACTGTTCCTCGAGAGTCCCTCGGAAAGCTTCTTCTTCCCGCGAGAAAGACCGAAGGGAAGTTACCTCTCCGAGCTCAGAAGGAAGGGAACCCACCTCGTAACCCTGCTCTTCAACGAACCCGGGCTCGTTGATGACGTCCTCTTCCCCCAGCTCCTCAGGAGTGCCCGTGGCCTCGAGAGGGCCCTTTCGAAGGAAGGCTTCAACGTTCTGGGATGGGACTTCGGCAGAAGGGATAGGGCCTTCATAATGCTCGAGATCGACAGGCGAGAAAGGGAGAGGATTAAACTAAAACCCGGGCCGGAGTTCTTCACAGAGCAGGGGTGGGACTTTTACCGGAAGAACGATCGGGTGTGGATCGTCGGAAAGAGGCTCTTCGCGGAAAAGGCCGTGAGGGAGAACGTGGTGGACGTCATCGCCGGGCTTCTGGAGAGGGGACAGGTCGCCCTTGGAAAGAACCTGAGGGAGAGCATCGCGAGGGCTGAGATCCTGCTGGATTACGTCCCGAAGGAACTTGAGGAGGATGCCTACCTCTTCCTCAGCAGGGAGAAGTGGAACCTGAAGGGTTGA
- the thpR gene encoding RNA 2',3'-cyclic phosphodiesterase: MRAFIAIEVSDEVRDNLVRAQQRIGTKAAKIKFVERENFHVTLKFLGEIDDARARDVMEALEGIAKKHKKHRVRVKGIGVFPNPNYVRVIWAGIENDGGINAIARDVEREMRKLGFKREKNFVAHVTIGRVKFVKDKLELAMALRDLANEDFGEFTVEAIELKRSTLTPRGPIYETMARFELAE; this comes from the coding sequence ATGAGAGCCTTCATAGCCATAGAAGTGAGTGACGAAGTCAGGGATAACCTTGTCAGGGCCCAGCAGAGGATCGGAACGAAGGCGGCAAAGATAAAGTTCGTCGAGAGGGAGAACTTTCACGTGACCCTTAAGTTCCTCGGTGAGATAGACGACGCACGGGCGAGGGACGTCATGGAAGCCCTTGAGGGGATAGCGAAGAAGCACAAAAAGCACCGCGTCCGGGTTAAGGGGATAGGCGTCTTCCCGAACCCGAATTACGTGAGGGTGATCTGGGCGGGAATAGAGAATGACGGGGGAATAAACGCTATAGCCAGGGACGTGGAGCGGGAGATGAGAAAACTGGGCTTCAAAAGGGAGAAAAACTTCGTGGCCCACGTAACCATCGGCAGGGTGAAGTTCGTGAAGGATAAGCTCGAGCTTGCGATGGCCCTCAGGGATCTCGCGAACGAAGACTTCGGGGAGTTCACCGTTGAGGCGATAGAGCTGAAGAGGAGCACCCTTACGCCGAGGGGACCGATCTACGAGACGATGGCAAGGTTCGAGCTGGCGGAGTGA